From the genome of Cytobacillus firmus, one region includes:
- a CDS encoding M48 family metallopeptidase yields the protein MEAHTLRDRLVYPKESIYFAFVALFSIVSYIFLAFSIIGIIIILTLILVSLLFHGIMMGGIRRNGVRISEKQFPEIYEKAVMTAKEMGLQDLPDIYVIESEGVLNAFATRFFRRNMVVLYSGIFELVERGAEKEVLFVLAHEFAHLKRKHVIISLLLLPAMWVPFLGNAYLRACEYTCDRYAAFYIKSFEASRDALTMLAIGKDLYPKVNKQAYMEQLQTETGFFVWLNEKLSTHPHLPKRIYALSKFFANESTVELKEPKGRVWIGAAVSVLSLTILSGGLWFGFKTLEKMDLWTETVMGIEGATALMNAASENDTDMVHTLLTDGADIEETDADGTTALHWAVSYGQYDSAALLLESGANPNVIDNYQTSPLMSAVFNEDIEMAALLLEYGADPAVKDAEGYTAYDYAKDFENIELMEILQP from the coding sequence ATGGAAGCTCACACTCTGAGAGATCGCCTGGTATACCCGAAGGAAAGTATTTATTTTGCATTTGTTGCCTTATTTAGTATTGTGTCTTATATTTTTCTCGCATTTTCTATTATTGGGATTATTATTATTTTAACTTTGATCCTTGTATCTCTCTTGTTCCATGGGATTATGATGGGCGGCATCAGAAGAAACGGGGTAAGAATAAGTGAGAAACAGTTTCCGGAGATTTATGAAAAAGCAGTAATGACTGCGAAGGAAATGGGTTTACAGGATCTGCCGGATATTTACGTAATTGAGTCTGAAGGGGTTCTAAATGCCTTTGCCACCAGATTTTTCAGAAGAAATATGGTTGTCTTATATTCTGGTATTTTTGAGCTGGTTGAGCGGGGAGCTGAAAAGGAAGTGCTGTTCGTCCTGGCCCATGAGTTCGCTCATTTAAAAAGAAAACATGTTATCATAAGTCTCCTGCTCCTTCCTGCTATGTGGGTTCCATTCCTGGGGAATGCGTACCTGAGAGCATGCGAGTATACATGTGATCGTTATGCTGCCTTTTATATAAAGTCTTTTGAAGCATCAAGGGATGCTTTAACCATGCTTGCCATTGGAAAAGACCTTTATCCTAAGGTCAATAAACAGGCATATATGGAGCAGCTTCAAACAGAAACTGGATTTTTTGTCTGGCTGAATGAAAAACTATCCACGCACCCGCACTTGCCAAAAAGAATATATGCCCTATCGAAGTTTTTTGCCAATGAATCTACAGTTGAATTAAAAGAACCGAAGGGCAGAGTTTGGATTGGAGCAGCAGTGTCAGTCCTGTCTTTGACGATTTTATCCGGAGGACTCTGGTTTGGTTTTAAAACACTTGAAAAAATGGATTTATGGACTGAAACGGTTATGGGGATTGAAGGTGCCACCGCACTAATGAACGCAGCGAGCGAAAATGATACTGACATGGTTCACACATTATTGACTGATGGTGCGGATATTGAGGAAACGGATGCAGACGGCACTACTGCATTACATTGGGCTGTTTCTTATGGCCAGTATGACAGCGCTGCTCTTCTGCTCGAAAGTGGGGCTAACCCTAATGTGATCGATAACTATCAAACCTCTCCTTTAATGAGTGCGGTGTTCAATGAGGATATTGAAATGGCTGCGCTTCTTCTGGAGTATGGTGCTGATCCCGCTGTGAAAGATGCCGAGGGCTATACAGCCTATGATTACGCAAAGGACTTTGAAAATATAGAATTAATGGAAATCCTCCAGCCATAA
- a CDS encoding DeoR family transcriptional regulator, with protein sequence MKPSTNRMLNRVKSVYMFISKRGTVTTQELVEEFGITPRTIQRDLNVLAYNDLVKSPSRGKWTITQKKVKMSS encoded by the coding sequence TTGAAACCTTCGACTAACCGGATGTTAAACCGTGTAAAATCCGTCTACATGTTTATAAGTAAGCGCGGAACTGTAACAACTCAGGAGCTTGTAGAGGAATTTGGCATCACTCCTCGCACCATTCAAAGAGATTTAAATGTCCTCGCCTACAATGACTTGGTTAAGAGTCCGAGCAGAGGCAAATGGACTATTACTCAAAAGAAAGTAAAGATGTCATCTTAA
- a CDS encoding pseudouridine synthase translates to MRIDKMLANLGYGSRKDVKKLLKDGAVTVNDEKVKDPKHHVDPEQDAVVINGEKVEYKEFIYLMMNKPPGVISATEDSQSETVVDLLEMEDLVFSPFPVGRLDKDTEGLLLLTNDGQLSHRLLSPKKHVPKTYFAVIDSEVTAEDIAAFQKGVILDDGYETKPGTLKILKSGITSDIELTITEGKFHQVKRMFEAVGKRVIYLKRLSMGPLELDETLELGEYRELTEEELDKLMNYEVG, encoded by the coding sequence ATGAGAATAGACAAAATGCTCGCCAATCTAGGCTACGGCAGCCGCAAGGATGTTAAAAAGCTATTAAAAGATGGAGCAGTAACCGTTAATGATGAGAAAGTAAAGGATCCAAAACACCATGTGGATCCTGAACAGGATGCCGTTGTCATCAACGGCGAAAAAGTTGAATACAAGGAATTCATTTATTTAATGATGAACAAACCGCCTGGCGTCATTTCCGCAACCGAGGACTCACAATCTGAGACCGTGGTGGACCTGCTCGAAATGGAAGACCTTGTGTTTTCTCCTTTTCCGGTAGGGCGTCTCGATAAGGATACAGAAGGGCTTTTGCTTCTGACGAATGATGGCCAGTTGTCCCATCGCCTGCTTTCACCCAAAAAACATGTCCCCAAAACCTATTTTGCAGTCATAGACAGTGAAGTTACAGCAGAGGATATAGCCGCATTTCAAAAAGGGGTTATATTGGATGATGGCTATGAAACTAAGCCTGGGACATTAAAAATTCTTAAGTCCGGCATCACCTCTGATATAGAATTAACAATAACAGAAGGCAAGTTCCATCAAGTGAAAAGGATGTTCGAAGCTGTAGGAAAAAGAGTCATTTACTTAAAGAGACTTTCCATGGGCCCGCTCGAGCTGGATGAGACATTGGAATTGGGAGAATATCGGGAATTGACGGAAGAAGAGCTTGATAAGCTGATGAATTATGAAGTGGGATAA